The DNA sequence TAACAAAACAGGTTACTGACCAAACGTAGACCCAATTGAGATTCACAAAAATGAAATTTTTAATGACATTCAATATTTTGTCAGCCATTTCTGGGTAGAGAACTGATATGATGGAAACAAGTAATATAAATACCATGCTCGGTATAAATATTCCCTTGTTCAAAGTAGATTTAAACATAAAAATAGTTTTTTTGGTTGATAATAAAGCGGACGGAAGAAGAGATAGCGCTGTTCCGAACTTTGCGGAACTCATTGTTGAATCTTTAAAAAGTAGCTCTCGAATTCACTAAAAATGAACTACAAATCTGAGAAACATAAAATCAACTGACAAATTAATGACTATAAAATTACTAAAAATATCGGAAAAATATAATTTTTATTTTAAAATTTAGGTCGGCAACTGTCAGATAAAGAGATTGTTATTTAAAAGGTTTTGGAAAAATTGATGAAAAACATTTTGAGCTGTAGTTTTGCAGGCCTTTTAAAAATAGTTCAATAGAAATAGGAAAAATGACGAATTAAAATAGCTGATTAATATTTTCTCTTACTGAATTGACTGTAATTTATATTGTAAAAACAGGAGATTAATTCATAAATCAGAGTAAAAAATTGGTAATTCTTTATTTATTTCACTTGCTAAAGGAAGGTTTTTGGAAGAACTAGTAGCTAGAAATGATATTTACTGCATCTGATTTTTAAATGATTTTTCTACTTAAACTCCCATTAATAAAAGAAAGTACAAAATTTTATAGCATATTTTTTCTTATCGTCCTTTTTGATTACCAACGTTTTATGTTTCAAAAATTAAATATATAGCAAGATTTCCCTATATTTGTTGAGCTCTTAAGGACCAAATATTCTTATGGTATGACGTACAGAAATATCGATTTACAAACGATTTTTATAGTACGGTAGCACGACATATTTTTTTTATTGGTATTCCTAATATTGAAAGTAATAACGATTTCTGTTTTTTCCAATTATAATCAACGTCATTTTTTTCACCCGTATTTTTTAAAATCAGCTTTGTTCATTATTTATACGATTAAATGTATTTATTAGTAAGCACGTTAGCGTTAATTTCAAAGAAAATAAAATGATGTATTTGTCATAGTTGGTAAGGGCGCGAAGCGTTTGGTTTAAAAGATTTAAATATATTTATGAATAAGATCTGTTTCGTTTTGTCACGATTTTGAACATTTTAAATTGCCTTTTTGATAGGCAGAATATTTGGATTGGATTACTTTTGCTTAATCATTATGAGACTGAATAAAAGATATTTCCTATTCACTTTTCTGCTGTTCTTCACAGCTTTGTGTGCAGGTATGCAGGCTCATCATAATGATAATGTTCAATCATTTTCGGAAAATATTTCCAGAAATAGCACCGTACAAAACTTAGATTATCAGAGTCCAACTGGGTTTTACGTCCAAGAGAATACCACTGATGATTCAGATTCAGATTGTGAGGAACTTGAAATAGCAAAATTTGGTTTTTCTGCGATTATTCAAAAATATAAGGATTCTTTTTTAAGAATTTATTTTTGTAATACGCAGCCTATTGCTGTTCACAATCACAACTACACCGCAATGCCTCGATATATTCTATATCATGCGTTAAAAATAGCCGGCTGATAAAATTTCCTTTTTAAGCAGAGGCTTGCTGTGATTTGTATTGACCTACAAATATTTAAAGCAATTTCCATTTCTAATTTTTAGCGATCCATTCATTTGCCTTTTTTCATAAAGGCGAACAAATCAACGGACTTTCAACTTTAAAAATATAATAATATGCATTTAACTCCAAGAGAAACAGAAAAGCTCATGCTCCATATGGCTGGTGAGCTGGCTCTTAAAAGAAGGGCTAGAGGTCTTAAACTAAATTATCCTGAATCCGTAGCGCTCATAAGCCACTTTTTGATGGAAGGTGCCAGAGATGGTAAACGAGTAGCAGACCTCATGCAGGAAGGCGCAAAACTTCTGACCATAGATGATGTAATGCCTGGCGTTGCAGAGATGATCCACGACGTTCAAATCGAAGCAACTTTCCCAGACGGAACCAAGCTTGTAACTGTACACAACCCAATCCGATAAAACACAACAGTATGATACCAGGACAAATTTTTGTAAAAGAAGGTACTATTATCTGCAATGAAGGCAGGGAAACGGTGACCTTAAAAGTAACCAATACAGGTGACCGACCAATTCAGGTAGGTTCGCATTTTCATTTTTTTGAAGTGAATAAAGCCATGAGTTTTGATCGTGAAAAAGCCTTCGGGAAAAGATTGAATATCGTTGCCAGTACCGCAGTTCGTTTTGAACCGGGAGAGGAAAAAGAAGTGTCACTTGTAGAAATAGGTGGAACGAAAAGAGCAATGGGATTCAATAATCTCGTAGATGGCCAAATCGATTCTGAAGAACAGAAAAAAGAAAGTCTTGCCAAAGCGCAACAGTTAAATTATAAAAACTTTTAAGATGAGTTTAAACGTAGACAGAAAACAATACGCCAATATATTAGGCCCCACAGCCGGAGATAAAATCCGCTTAGGTGATACTGAAATCATTATAGAAATCGAAAAAGATTTTACCTATTATGGCGATGAAGCCGTATTTGGTGGAGGAAAAACGATTCGTGACGGAATGGGTCAAAATGTAAGTGCGATGAGAGACGACGGCGTACTGGACCTTTGTATTACCGGCGCAACGATTATTGACCACTGGGGAATTGTAAAAGGAGATATAGGAATCAAAGACGGTAAAATTGTCGGTATTGGTAAAGCAGGAAATCCTGATACCATGGATGGTGTAACCCCAAATATGATCATTGGTGCTTCTACCGAAATTCATGGTGCAAAAGGATTGATTGTTACAGCAGGTGGAATTGATACCCACATTCACTATATCTCCCCGCAGCAAATCGATACTGCTTTATACAGCGGTATTACAACGATGATTGGTGGTGGTACAGGGCCTAATGACGGTTCACACGCTACGACTGTAACACCTGGAAGTTTCAATATCCAGAAAATGCTTGAAGCAGCAGAAGAATATCCAATGAATTTTGGATTCTTTGGAAAAGGAAACTGCGCTGCTGAAGGACCGATTGAAGAGCAGATAGAAGCAGGAGCTTTAGGGGTAAAGATTCATGAAGATTGGGGCGCAACTACAGCTACAATTAATGCAGCTTTAAATGTAGCTGATAAATATGATGTTCAGGTTGCAATCCACACGGATACCTTGAATGAAGGAGGTTTCTTAGAAGATACGATGAAAGCGATTGCGGGACGTACAATCCATACCTTCCATACCGAAGGAGCAGGAGGTGGTCACGCACCTGATATCATTAAAGCAGCGATGTATCCTAACGTACTCCCAGCTTCTACAAATCCTACAAGACCTTACACGGTTAATACGGTAGATGAACATTTGGATATGTTGATGGTTTGCCATCACTTACGTAAAGACATTCCAGAAGATGTAGCGTTTGCTGATTCAAGAATCCGTCCGGAAACGATTGCGGCAGAAGATATTCTTCATGATATGGGCGTATTCAGTATCATGAGTTCAGATTCTCAAGCAATGGGAAGAGTCGGAGAAGTGGTCACCAGAACTTGGCAGACGGCTAGTAAAATGAAAGAGCAGAGAGGAGCCTTACCAGAAGATAAAGATGCAGATAATGATAACTACCGTGCCAAAAGATATGTTGCAAAATATACCATCAACCCTGCAATCGCACACGGTATTTCAGAATATGTAGGATCGATTGAAGAAGGTAAATTAGCTGACTTAGTAGTTTGGAAACCAGCTTTGTTTGGAGTGAAACCCGAAATGATTTATAAAGGAGGTTTTGTAGTAGGTGCGAAAATGGGAGATCCTAATGCTTCTATTCCTACACCACAACCTGTGATTTACAGAAATATGTTCGGTGCTCATGGTAAAGCTAAATTTGGAATTTGTGCCACTTTTGTTTCTCAGATTTCAATAGACAATGGGAAGATCGCATCTTATGGTTTGGATAAAATGATTCTGCCAGTGAAAAACTGTAGAAATATTGGTAAAAAGGATTTGATCCATAATGATAAAACTCCAGAGATCGATGTAAATCCAGAAAACTACAGAGTAACAGTAGATGGCGAATACATTACGTGTGAACCTGCTACTAAGCTTCCTCTAACACAGTTATACTACCTATTCTAAATAATAGAGTTTAAAGGCTCGGAAATCATGCCGAGCCTTTCTTATAAATAAAAAAGAAGCCGGAGTTAGCGGTTCAACGTGGTATTGCAATTTCTAAGAATTTTAATTTTAAAAAAGATTGAAGATTAATGATAATTAATGAAACAATAGGTAATATTTCCGAATATCCGCTTAATGGAAGATCAATAGATTATCTCGATTTAGAGTGGTATGAATCCACCAAAAGGATTCAGCGGAAAAAAACAAGAAGTGGAGCAGATGTCGCCATTAAATTCCTCAGAGAAGGTCAGCGATTAAGAGAAGGTGATATTCTTTTTGAAAACTCAGAAAAAGTGATTGTGGTCAACATCCTGGAAACTGAAGCGATTGTAATGACTCCTTCTTCGATGCTGGAAATGGGTACCGTATGCTATGAAATAGGGAACAAACATATTCCTCTTTTTATTCAGGATGACAAAGTGATGCTTCCTTTCGAAATGCCAATGTTCAGATGGCTGGAAGTGAGCGGATTTAATCCCGAAAGACATTCGGTGAAATTGCTTAATGTGCTAAGATCAAATGTTGAACCTCATGGTCATGGAAGTTTAGGCTCCTCCATATTTACTAAAATATTAAAAATGGCTTCTCCAAAAGATGAATAATATGAATTTGAACTTTTTAGCAGGATTATTACATATTTCCGATCCTACTTTACCGATCGGAGGTTACGCCCATTCAAACGGGTTAGAAACTTATGTACAGAAAAGAATTGTTCACAATCGGCAGACTGCAACAGAATTTGTACAGAACATGCTTCAGTATAATTTAAAGTATAACGACGGCGCTTTTGTGAAATTAGCTTATGAAGCAGCAAAAGAAGGAAATCTGGAGTTGTTGATTAAACTTGATAACGAGTGCAATGCTTTAAAATGTCCGAAAGAAATTCGCCAAGCAAGCCAGAAATTGGGATTGCGTTTAATCAAGATATTTAAGAGAAATGAAAACTCTTCTATAATGGAAGCTTTTGAAAAAGCAATTCAGAATAAGGAAGCCAATTCTCATTATTGTATCGTCTTCGGAATTTTTGCAAGTCAAATGGATATTCCTTTGTATCAAGCGCTTCTCGGATTTTATTACACTTCTGTAACGGGAATGATTACCAATGCCGTGAAATTAGTACCACTCGGACAATTGGACGGTCAGGATATTTTATTCTCGATGTATCCGGTGATGGAAAAAACAGTGGCAGAAACCATCGAGCTTGATCGGGATATGGTAGGACTTTGTAATACGTCCTTTGATATTCGCTGTATGCAGCATGAAAATTTATATTCAAGATTGTATATGTCTTAAAAAAAAACAGAAAATTAATTTAATTAAAAAAATGGAAAACAGAAAATATATCAAGATAGGAGTTGCCGGACCGGTAGGATCAGGAAAAACAGCTTTATTAGAACGTTTAAGCAGAAAAATGTTTGGTGATTATGATCTTGGCGTAATTACCAATGATATTTATACCAAAGAAGATGCGGAATTTATGGCGAAAAATAGTCTTTTGCCACCTGAGAGAATTATCGGAGTAGAAACTGGAGGTTGCCCGCACACTGCGATTCGGGAAGATGCAAGTATGAATTTGGAAGCAGTAGATGAGTTAGCAGGTCGTTTCCCTGAAATTGAAATGATCCTAATTGAAAGCGGTGGTGATAATCTATCAGCTACATTCAGTCCAGATTTAGCAGACGTAAGTATCTTTATTATTGACGTTGCTGAAGGTGAGAAAATCCCTAGAAAAGGAGGACCTGGAATTACCCGTTCAGATCTTTTAATCATTAATAAAATAGATCTTGCGCCGTACGTGGGAGCTAGTCTTGAAGTAATGGAAAATGACGCCAGAAGAATGAGAAATGGAAGTCCTTTCATATTTACCAATCTTAAAACTGATGAAGGTTTAGATAGCGTGATTGGATGGATTAAAAAATATGCGTTGCTCGAGGATGTTGAAGAACCAAATCTTGTAAGATAGATGGACTGCCATTTAAATTTAACCTGCGGATTCAAAAACGGAAAGTCATATGTAAAAGACCTTTACGTAACCCTGCCTTTCCGTGTAGTTTCTGTAGGACAGCGTAAAACGGATAACAAACTCTATCAAATGATCATGAGTTCATCTCCGGGAATTCTGGATGGAGACCATTATCATTTAGATATTTCACTGGAAAAAGGAACAGCTCTTCAACTGCAGTCGCAGTCTTACCAAAGGTTGTTCAATATGAAAGATAAAGCTTTGCAGGAAATTAATGTCTCGATGGAGGATGATACTTCTTTTGCCTACGTTCCACATCCGGTAGTTCCGCATGAAGATTCCAATTTTAAAAGTGAGGCCAAAGTTCATATCGGAAATAACAGTCAGATTGTGATTAGCGAGATTATTACGTGCGGTAGAAAACATTACGGAGAAGTTTTTAAATTAAAACGCTTCCAAAATTTAATGGAAATTTATCACAACAATAAATTAATCATTAAAGATAACGTACTGATTCAGCCAGATTTGATTCCGATTAAAAGTATCGGAAATCTGGAACAGTACACACATCAGGGAACGCTAATTTTTTACAGTACTAAAGATGAGTTGAAAACTGGAGAACTGATCGAAAGAATTCTTAAAGATGCAGAAGCTCATCATGAAGAAATGGAGATCGGAATATCAACCATGGAAAACAACGGTTTTGTGGTGAGAGGATTAGGACATGGTGGAGAAGTAATGTATAATTTCTTCGTTCATATTCAGGAAATTCTTTGGGCATTAGATTAAAAAAATAATTAATAAATGGACAGCACAATTTGGGCACTTTTATTGAGTGCAATATCAATAAGTTTTATACATACCGCCTCCGGGCCTGATCATTATCTGCCTTTTATCGTTCTGTCAAAATCGAAAAACTGGAGCGGTATAAAGACTGCAATGTTAACGGTAGTTTGCGGATTTGGTCACGTGATGAGTTCTTTGGTGCTGGGATTTATCGGCGTTTTCTTAGGTTGGCAGCTCAATAAAATTTCTTGGTTTCAGGATCTGAGAGGAAACTTTTCGGGCTGGGCATTGCTGACTTTTGGTGCGATCTATCTTATTTATGGAATCGTTCAGGCAATTCGAAACAGACCGCACAAGCATTTCGATGTAATGGGAGATGATGTTTACGTTTTTGAACATAATCATGGCGAAGTGGTAAGACCTCAGAACAGAATAAAAGTAACACCGTTTGTTCTTTTTATGATTTTTGTAATGGGACCAAGTGAACCTTTAATTCCATTGCTTTTTTATTCCGGAGTGAAACATTCCATGACAGAAATCTTTGTTTTAGTAAGTTCTTTTACAATTACTACGGTTTTAACAATGTTGGGAATGGTTCTGTTGGGTCGCTATGGTTACTCATCATTATTTAATACAGAAAAATTAGAACGCTATATGGGAGTGGTAAGTGGAGCTGTAGTAACTTTGTGCGGAATCGGAATGGTTTTCTTGGGATGGTAATGAACCTTTTTAATTTCAGAAAATTTGACCTAAAATAAGCTGAATAATTCATCATTTATTAATTAAAACCTCAACGTTTCAAATCTTATTTAAATCTCAACTTAGTACACTTTACGCTGTACATTATACAACAAACAATTATGGACAAATATTTCGAAAAAGTACCTTTTATAGACAATGTTCTAAAGGGAATCGGGCAGATTATGCTGCAGGAAAACAGATGGACCGGCCTTTTATTTCTCATCGGTATTTTTATGGGAAGCTGGCAGGGTGGTATTGCCGTTTTGTTATCTACTGGCGCCGGAACTTTCATCGCCATGAAACTGAATTATGACAAATCTGAAATTGACGCAGGTTTATACGGTTTCAGTGCAGCATTGGTGGGCGTTGCCTTATCTTTTATATTTCAAACGACCTTATTGGTGTGGATTCTTATTATCATCGGTGGAGCCTTGGCAAGTATCATCCAACATTTTTTTATCAAGAGAAAAATTCCGGTATTTACTTTTCCTTTTATTATTATCACCTGGATCGTAGTTTTTGCGTTGCACCATTTTACGCAAATCCCACCGTCGGATATGATAAGTGCAAAAATAGAAACGGTGGATTATGATGATTTTATTACCAGTATTAGTGGGTTTGGCGAAGTAATCTTTCAGGGCAGCTTATTTTCGGGGATTATTTTCTTTATCGCCGTTTTTATCAATTCTCCTGCTGCCGCACTTTATGGTTTGGCCGGATCGCTATTGGCATCCTCTATTTCTCATTTTAATGGGGAATCAATTGATGAAATTCACATGGGACTATTTGGTTTTAATGCCGTACTTTCGGCAATTGTTTTTTCAGGCTTCAAAAAAGCAGATGGTTTTTGGGTGCTTATTGCAGTAGTAATTACCGTTGCAGTTGATGATTTATTAATTGACTTTGAGGTTCTTAGTCCGGTAGGTGGAGTGCTTACTTTTCCTTTTGTTGTTGGGACCTGGATTACGCTTCTTATACAAAAAGGAATTATTCCATTAAAAAAAATGATTGTTAAATAATTAAAAAATAGGATGAAGTTTAATAAAGCAGCTATTGTTTTTCTTGCAGTTTCTCTTAACGGAGTAATCTCTGCACAGGAGAAAATCACAGAAAAACAGATCGTAGTTAAAGATGCAGACGAAAAAACTCCGATTTCAGGAGTCTTGCTTCAATATAATCAAGGCACCAGTCATGAACATTCAGCGACCGACGGATCTTTCAAATTTTCTTTAAAATCATTACCGGATACTCTTGTAATCAGTCATCCAGGTTATGACGATGTGAAATGGATTGTTCAGGATAATGAAGCTAAAAATAATGTTATTTTTATGCAGCATAAACCTTTTCAGATCTCGGAAGTAGCTATTAATCACAGTTCCTTTTTATCGGCAATTACCAAGGTTGATCTTAATAAATCTCCAGTAAATTCCGCGCAGGATTTACTCCGTAAAGTACCGGGATTGTTTATTGCGCAGCACGCAGGTGGAGGGAAAGCAGAACAGCTTTTTTTAAGAGGTTTTGATGCTGACCACGGAACAGATGTAAGCGTTAATGTAGATGGAATGCCTGTAAATATTGTTTCCCATGCACATGGACAGGGATATTCTGATTTACACTTTGTGATTCCTGAAACCGTTAACAATATTGATTTTGGAAAAGGAGCTTATTACATGGATCGCGGTGATTTTGATACTGCCGGTTATGTTGATTTTCAAACGTATAACAGGTTGAAAAATAGCATGGTGAAATTAGAAGGCGGCTCTTTTAATTCCAAAAGAATATTAGGAATGTTTAATATTCTAAACGATGAAACAGGTAGAAAAGGCGCTTATATTGCAACGGAATATAATTATGCCGATGGGCCTTTCGATGTAAAACAGAACTTTAACAGAGTCAATATTTTCGGTAAATATAACCAATGGTTGACCGATAACGATTATTTTAATCTTCAGTTTTCTACCTTTAATTCCAGCTGGAATGCTTCCGGACAAATCCCTGAACGTGCTGTTGATGAAGGAATCATAGATCGATGGGGAAGTATTGATCCTACAGAAGGAGGAAAAACTTCTCGTACTAATCTTCAGATGAATTATAAACATATCATTTCACCGTCTGAACAAATCGATGCGATGGCTTGGTATTCAAAATATAATTTTAATCTCTATTCCGATTTTACTTTTTATTTACACGATAAAGATAACGGTGATGAAATTCAACAAACCGACGGCAGAAATATTTATGGTACAGAGGTAAAGTATACGAAGAATTTTACTCTTAATAATGGTACAGTTGACTGGATTTCCGGAGTTGGTTTTAGAAACGATGATATTAATACATTGCAGTTGAATCACGTTTATCACAGAGATTTGTTGCTCGATCGTCTTTCGAATGTTACCGGAACAGAAACCAATCTTCATGCTTTTTCCGGCTTAATCTGGAAAACAGGAAAATGGACCGTGAATCCTGCTTTAAGAGTGGATCACTTTATTTTCAATATGCATGATTTATTGAATATCGATCAGCTTCCTTCCGGACAATCTGATGAAGCAACAAGAGTGAGTCCTAAATTAAATTTCTCCTATGCGGTCAATGACAATGTATTGTGGTTCTTAAAAACTGGAATGGGTTTTCACTCCAATGATATAAGAGTAGTTGTACAGGAAAACGGAGACAAAATATTGCCCTATTCCGTAGGTGGAGATTTGGGAGTACGGTTACATCCTTTCAAATCATTGATCATTACGCCAACTTTGTGGTATATGTCTTTACAACAGGAATTTGTTTATGTTGGAGACGATGCAGTTGTCGAACCTTCAGGCAGATCCAGACGTTACGGTGCTGATCTTGGCATCCGCTTTCAGCCGTTGCAGAATATTTATATTAATGCTGATTTTAATTATTCTCACGCAAGATTCGTAGACGAAGAAAAAGGACAAGATTATGTGCCGCTCGCTCCAGTAATCACGAGTACAGGATCTGTAAACTGGGATTTTCTAAATGGTTTTTCTTTAGGGCTTCAGTACCGCTATTTAGGTGCCAGACCTGCCGACGAAGAAGACGGTATCCGCACAAAAGCGTATTTCGTTAATGATTTAATGCTTTCTTATAACCGTCCAAAATGGGGCGCTAATCTACAAGCGAATAACCTTTTTAACGTCAACTGGAATGAAGCGCAATTCGCGACCGAAACCCAGTTGAGGAACGAACAGCAATCTGTTACAGATTTAACATATACGCCAGGAAACCCATTCGGAATAAAAATGGGAGTTTATTACAAGTTTTAAGATCAGGTACTGATTTATTTCCAGCACTAAATTTGTATTTATTTTTTTTAAAACTATAAATAAAGGAATGGAGGTATTATCCAGTTTTAATTATAAAAAACTATTTCTGCTCAATATCACCGAGAAGATATTGGCTAATAATGCAGAAATCCAACTTTACCGGCTTGAGAATTATCTTAAAGGAATTCTCATGCCGGTAATTCCTTATCGTACCACCTTTAATTTTATCATCTTTATTACCAAAGGCCATATCAAGCAATACTTGGATAATAAAGAATATGATGCCGAGAAAGGCGATGTCATTTTAATCCAGCAGGGAATTATTACGGCAACCATCGAATTGTCAGATGATATTGAAGGTTTTTTTCTGGTATACGAAAATAGCATTCTGTCTGAACAGGAACTTCCAAAGCATAAAACAAGTATCTTTTTTATGACGCCTTTCCGGACGTTGGACAGTCTAACTTACGGAACGATTACCCAGCTTCTTGTCATCATGGAACAGGAATTTTTGCTGAATAATTTGGATGTCAATGAAGTGTTGATCACCATGCTTCATCTTATTTTAATTAAAATGCTTCATACCGACTTAAGCAGCGTCCGCAAATCATCCACCCGTCCGATGGAACTGTCATTGCAGTTTCGGGATCTTTTATTTAAGTACCACGTAGTTGAAAAAAGAGTAGCTTTTTATGCCGATAAGCTTTCCGTTACAGAAAATTATCTTAATAAATGTGTCAAGAATGTGACCCAGAAATCACCCAAACAGTGTCTCAGCGAAATGGATGTTAATTACAGCAAGGTGCTTCTTCATTCAAGTAAAGATATCGCCGAGATTGCTTATGAACTCAATTTTCATACTGCTTCTCACTTTACGCAGCTTTTTAAAAAGATTGCCGGGATTACTCCGAAAGAATACAGAGCGCAGTTTCTGAATAATAAAGGAATTGTATCATAAATTGTTTTTAGTTTTCAAGAATTTTATGAGCAGCTTGATTCGAAAGAATCTACATTTCAGTCAGATTCTCTCTATTTCAAAATTGAATTAAAAGCCGATTTTTATTATTCGGCTTTTAATTCAATTTTGAAATCATCTGTTAAGCGTAAAACCCCTTCAACTAAACTTTCCGGATGTTCTGTAAACCCTTTGAGCTTACTAGATTTTCCTTTGGTAATAATATCCTGAATCTGTTTTTCGGTCAGCTTTTTTCCAAACAAAACGAAAGGAACTTTAAAGCCACAACCTTTGTAATTCGAACAACCAATGGCAGTTTTACCTTTCATTAATTTGTTTTCTTTACACTTTGGACAATCTTCCTCTTCCCAAATAATCGTCGTAATTTTTCGCGGAGTTGGTTCTTTCTTTTCTTTGGGTTTTACTTCTTCCTGAAAGGAGATAACTTTTGCTTTTTCATTAATAACGTTTCGCGTTAACTCGGTTACCATCGTAATCAGCTCCTCTTTAAATTGATTCGCCTCATATTCACCACGCTCAATTTTTCTTAATTTAAATTCCCATTCACCTGTTAATTCCGGGCTTTTTAGCAATTCATCC is a window from the Kaistella flava (ex Peng et al. 2021) genome containing:
- a CDS encoding helix-turn-helix domain-containing protein; the encoded protein is MEVLSSFNYKKLFLLNITEKILANNAEIQLYRLENYLKGILMPVIPYRTTFNFIIFITKGHIKQYLDNKEYDAEKGDVILIQQGIITATIELSDDIEGFFLVYENSILSEQELPKHKTSIFFMTPFRTLDSLTYGTITQLLVIMEQEFLLNNLDVNEVLITMLHLILIKMLHTDLSSVRKSSTRPMELSLQFRDLLFKYHVVEKRVAFYADKLSVTENYLNKCVKNVTQKSPKQCLSEMDVNYSKVLLHSSKDIAEIAYELNFHTASHFTQLFKKIAGITPKEYRAQFLNNKGIVS